From Pseudomonas sp. FP2335, the proteins below share one genomic window:
- a CDS encoding coniferyl-alcohol dehydrogenase: MLNNKTLVITGVSSGIGEETARIAREQGARVIGVDINPPKVEVDQFIQADLSSQESIDALLAQLPRGIDGLANIAGLPPTQNAERVIKVNLVGLKYLTLRLLPKLADNASIVNLASLAGAGWPDAVASIKAAESLSFADTAAFCEQHEIIGPRSYFFSKEALIAWTLQNRWTWRERGIRMNAVSPGPVDTPILKDFIETLGARAEEDMKTMDRPGRATDIAPVVAFLLSDGSRWMRGTNLAVDGGMHSHILASGHGL, from the coding sequence ATGTTGAACAATAAAACGCTGGTCATCACCGGGGTGTCTTCCGGTATTGGTGAAGAAACCGCACGTATCGCCCGCGAGCAAGGTGCACGGGTGATTGGGGTGGACATCAACCCACCCAAGGTGGAGGTCGATCAGTTTATCCAGGCGGACCTTTCCTCTCAGGAGTCGATCGATGCCTTGCTCGCGCAACTGCCTCGGGGTATCGACGGCCTGGCAAATATCGCCGGTCTGCCGCCAACCCAAAACGCCGAGCGGGTGATCAAGGTCAACCTGGTCGGTCTCAAGTATCTGACCCTGAGGCTACTGCCCAAACTTGCGGATAACGCCTCTATCGTCAACCTGGCCTCTCTGGCCGGCGCGGGCTGGCCAGACGCCGTGGCGAGCATCAAGGCCGCTGAAAGCCTGAGCTTTGCCGATACAGCAGCTTTCTGTGAGCAGCACGAGATTATCGGCCCGCGCAGCTATTTCTTCTCCAAGGAAGCCTTGATCGCCTGGACCCTGCAAAACCGCTGGACCTGGCGCGAGCGCGGGATTCGCATGAATGCAGTCAGCCCTGGCCCGGTGGACACACCGATTCTCAAGGACTTCATCGAGACCCTCGGTGCCCGTGCCGAGGAAGACATGAAAACCATGGATCGCCCAGGCCGGGCCACGGATATCGCGCCAGTGGTGGCGTTTTTGCTTAGCGACGGTTCGCGCTGGATGCGCGGCACCAACCTGGCCGTAGACGGCGGTATGCACTCGCACATCCTCGCTTCTGGCCACGGCTTGTAA
- the pcaH gene encoding protocatechuate 3,4-dioxygenase subunit beta, whose translation MSDAHTSRFVIRDRNWHPKALAPDYKTSILRSPRQALVSIPQSVSETSGPDFSHLKMGQYDNDLLLNFNQGGLPIGERIIVAGRVCDQYGKPVANTLVEMWQANAGGRYRHKKDSYLAPIDPNFGGVGRAITDRDGNYSFRTVKPGPYPWRNGPNDWRPAHIHFSISGPSIATRLITQLYFEGDPLIPMCPIVKSIANPDAVQSLIAKLDMSMANPMDCLAYRFDIVLRGQRQTHFENR comes from the coding sequence ATGTCTGATGCGCACACTAGCCGCTTCGTCATTCGTGACCGTAATTGGCACCCCAAAGCCCTGGCACCTGACTACAAAACCTCAATTCTGCGTTCGCCGCGCCAGGCACTGGTGAGTATTCCCCAGTCGGTTTCGGAAACCAGCGGGCCGGACTTTTCCCACCTCAAGATGGGCCAGTACGACAACGATCTGCTGCTGAACTTCAATCAAGGTGGCTTGCCCATCGGCGAGCGCATCATCGTCGCCGGCCGGGTCTGCGACCAATACGGCAAGCCGGTGGCCAACACCTTGGTGGAGATGTGGCAAGCCAATGCCGGCGGCCGCTACCGTCACAAGAAAGACAGCTACCTGGCACCTATTGACCCCAATTTTGGCGGTGTGGGTCGCGCCATCACCGATCGCGATGGCAACTACAGTTTCCGCACGGTCAAGCCCGGCCCATACCCTTGGCGCAACGGCCCCAACGACTGGCGCCCGGCGCATATTCACTTCTCCATCAGCGGACCATCGATTGCCACGCGGCTGATCACCCAGCTGTATTTTGAAGGCGACCCGTTGATCCCGATGTGCCCGATTGTCAAGTCGATTGCCAACCCGGACGCGGTGCAAAGCCTGATCGCCAAACTCGACATGAGCATGGCCAACCCCATGGATTGCCTGGCCTATCGCTTTGATATCGTGTTGCGCGGCCAGCGCCAGACCCACTTCGAAAACCGCTGA
- a CDS encoding cytochrome ubiquinol oxidase subunit I: protein MSTLSAIDLARLQFAFTVSFHIIFPAITIGLASFLAVLEGLWLKSRDDTYRDLYHFWSKIFAVNFGMGVVSGLVMAYEFGTNWSGFSQFAGSITGPLLTYEVLTAFFLEAGFLGVMLFGWNRVGRGLHFFSTCMVALGTIISTFWILASNSWMQTPQGYEIVNGQVVPTDWLAVIFNPSFPYRLAHMATAAFVATAFFVGASGAWHLLKKRDNPAVRRMLSMAMWMALVVAPLQALIGDMHGLNTLEHQPAKLAAIEGHWENTNDEPTPLILFGWPDMVQEKTRFSIEVPYLGSLILTHSLDHQIPALKSFAPEDRPNSTIVFWSFRIMAGLGMLMIALGLWSLWLRKRGTLYQCRPFLYLALFMGPSGLIAMLAGWITTEVGRQPWVVYGVMRTVDAASRHSVEQLTFTLVIFVVVYFALFGTGIGYMMRLVRKGPQPHAAHSLAGGPGQTRTPARPLSAADEEN from the coding sequence ATGTCCACGCTATCGGCGATTGACCTCGCCCGACTGCAATTTGCATTCACTGTATCATTTCACATCATCTTCCCAGCCATCACCATTGGGCTGGCCAGTTTCCTGGCGGTGCTGGAAGGGCTGTGGCTCAAGAGCCGCGATGATACGTACCGTGATCTTTACCACTTTTGGTCCAAAATCTTTGCGGTGAACTTTGGTATGGGCGTCGTCTCCGGCCTGGTCATGGCCTATGAGTTCGGCACCAACTGGAGTGGCTTTTCACAGTTTGCAGGCTCCATTACCGGGCCGCTGCTGACTTATGAAGTGTTGACGGCGTTCTTCCTTGAGGCCGGCTTTCTGGGAGTCATGCTGTTTGGCTGGAACCGCGTCGGACGGGGTCTGCACTTTTTCTCGACCTGTATGGTGGCGTTGGGCACGATCATCTCCACGTTCTGGATTTTGGCGTCCAACAGTTGGATGCAGACACCCCAAGGCTACGAGATCGTCAATGGTCAAGTGGTGCCCACCGACTGGCTGGCGGTGATTTTCAACCCTTCGTTCCCTTACCGCTTGGCACATATGGCGACGGCAGCGTTTGTTGCCACCGCATTCTTTGTCGGGGCGTCGGGCGCCTGGCATTTGCTGAAGAAGCGCGATAACCCCGCGGTGCGCCGCATGCTTTCTATGGCCATGTGGATGGCGCTGGTCGTCGCGCCTTTGCAGGCGCTGATTGGCGATATGCACGGGCTGAATACGCTGGAGCACCAGCCGGCGAAACTGGCCGCCATCGAAGGCCATTGGGAAAACACCAATGACGAACCGACGCCATTGATCTTGTTTGGCTGGCCGGACATGGTGCAGGAGAAAACCCGCTTCAGTATTGAGGTTCCCTACCTGGGGAGTTTGATCCTGACCCACAGCCTGGACCATCAGATACCTGCACTCAAGTCGTTTGCGCCCGAAGACCGGCCCAATTCGACCATCGTGTTCTGGTCGTTCCGCATCATGGCGGGGCTGGGCATGCTGATGATCGCACTGGGTTTGTGGAGCCTGTGGCTGCGCAAGCGCGGCACGCTGTACCAGTGCCGGCCATTCCTGTACCTCGCACTGTTTATGGGGCCATCGGGGCTGATCGCGATGCTCGCGGGCTGGATCACCACCGAAGTTGGCCGACAGCCCTGGGTGGTGTATGGCGTGATGCGTACGGTCGACGCGGCCTCACGCCATTCGGTCGAACAACTGACCTTCACCCTGGTGATATTCGTGGTGGTGTACTTCGCCCTGTTTGGCACGGGCATCGGCTACATGATGCGCCTGGTACGCAAGGGGCCGCAGCCGCACGCAGCACATTCGCTAGCGGGTGGCCCAGGCCAGACCCGTACACCGGCGCGACCGCTTTCGGCTGCTGACGAGGAGAATTGA
- a CDS encoding aldehyde dehydrogenase family protein codes for MTHLAEKFPVFNQQFIGGHWRDGRDGSVLLVHNPFDGSLLTEIVQADRDDLDEAYRKAAEAQKQWAATGPAARAAVMHKVVQIFDQRREEIIDWIIRESGSTRLKAQIEWGAARGITLESASFPARVHGRILPSNVPGKENRVYREPLGVVGVISPWNFPLHLSQRSVAPALALGNAVVIKPASDTPVTGGLLLARIYEEAGLPAGLLSVVVGSGAKIGDAFVAHEVPTFISFTGSTPVGLNIGRLASGGEHLKHVALELGGNSPFVVLADADLEQAVNAAVMGKFLHQGQICMAINRIIVEDGLYDAFVARYAERVRTLKVGNPDEADTVIGPIINAKQLQGLVAKIGRAKEEGARVVVEGEVLGQLLPPHVFADVTHDMEIAREEIFGPLVGIQRARDEDHALALANDSEFGLSSAVFSGDLERGARFARQITAGMTHVNDIPVNDEAHAPFGGEKNSGLGRFNGDWAIEEFTTDHWISVQHSPRQYPF; via the coding sequence ATGACTCACCTTGCCGAAAAATTCCCTGTCTTCAACCAACAATTCATTGGCGGCCACTGGCGTGACGGCCGCGATGGCAGTGTGTTGCTGGTACACAATCCGTTCGATGGCAGCCTGCTGACCGAGATTGTCCAGGCTGACCGCGACGACCTGGATGAGGCCTACCGCAAAGCCGCCGAGGCGCAAAAGCAATGGGCCGCCACCGGCCCCGCCGCTCGGGCCGCAGTGATGCACAAGGTGGTGCAGATCTTTGATCAGCGCCGCGAAGAAATCATCGACTGGATCATCCGCGAGTCCGGCAGCACCCGACTTAAAGCACAAATCGAATGGGGTGCGGCACGCGGCATTACCTTGGAATCGGCATCCTTCCCGGCCCGCGTGCATGGGCGGATTTTGCCGTCCAACGTGCCCGGCAAAGAGAATCGCGTCTACCGCGAACCGCTGGGTGTGGTCGGGGTGATCAGCCCGTGGAACTTCCCGTTGCACCTGAGCCAGCGTTCGGTGGCTCCGGCACTTGCTTTGGGCAATGCGGTGGTGATCAAACCCGCGAGCGACACACCGGTCACTGGTGGCCTGCTGCTGGCGCGGATCTACGAAGAAGCCGGGCTGCCGGCCGGTTTACTCAGTGTGGTGGTGGGTTCAGGCGCCAAAATTGGCGATGCGTTCGTGGCCCACGAGGTGCCGACATTCATTTCCTTCACCGGCTCCACCCCGGTGGGCTTGAACATTGGTCGGTTGGCCAGCGGTGGCGAGCATCTCAAGCATGTCGCGTTAGAATTGGGCGGTAACAGCCCGTTCGTGGTGCTGGCAGATGCTGACCTGGAACAGGCGGTAAATGCCGCAGTGATGGGCAAGTTCCTGCATCAGGGGCAGATCTGCATGGCGATCAACCGCATCATCGTGGAAGACGGTCTCTATGACGCGTTCGTGGCGCGTTACGCCGAGCGCGTGCGCACGCTTAAGGTCGGCAACCCTGACGAAGCCGACACCGTGATCGGGCCAATCATCAACGCCAAACAATTGCAGGGGCTGGTGGCAAAAATCGGGCGCGCCAAGGAGGAGGGCGCGCGCGTAGTGGTGGAAGGAGAGGTGCTAGGCCAATTGCTGCCGCCCCATGTGTTTGCCGATGTCACCCACGATATGGAAATTGCTCGCGAAGAGATCTTCGGGCCCTTGGTTGGTATCCAGCGCGCTCGGGATGAAGATCATGCCCTGGCGTTGGCCAATGACAGCGAATTCGGCCTGTCCAGCGCGGTGTTCAGCGGCGACCTGGAGCGCGGTGCGCGCTTCGCCCGCCAGATCACGGCGGGCATGACCCACGTCAACGATATCCCGGTCAACGACGAAGCCCACGCGCCATTCGGCGGCGAGAAAAACTCCGGGCTGGGGCGCTTCAATGGCGACTGGGCCATCGAGGAATTCACCACCGATCACTGGATCAGCGTTCAGCACAGCCCACGTCAGTACCCTTTTTAA
- a CDS encoding sigma 54-interacting transcriptional regulator, with translation MSNPGACVPDLLSDPQDHLTLGHVPTLEQLAETVAFAPQDGSIWLCGQRVMLMHSLALGALRRELTETIGLDKTRGLFTRLGWMAGARDAQLVSERWPEGDHAALFSAGPRLHSLQGLVKNEVVRFEFDNANQHFYAEFLWHNSIEDDSHIAAHGIGSESACWMQIGYASGYASTLLGRLIVYREVECRSTGHSQCRIIGKPAQQWPDVQGDLDHFNAEDFLNRSAYTGSDEPGDSEDARHMVGVSSAFTAACHMLRRVASTQATVLFTGESGVGKELFAHRLYTLGPRSKKPFIALNCATLPENLVESELFGVERGAFTGADRSRSGRFERADGGTLFLDEITTLSLASQGKLLRVLQEGEIERVGGSKLIPVDVRVVAATNLDLLEEVKAGRFREDLYYRLNVYPIHLPPLRERRDDIPLLMNHFLRRFCQRHGRTVSGFTSRLVNAFLAHPFAGNIRELQNLIERGVISAQDHELMDIHHLALGASNPLNEAIGLNAHGHLAMTPAPAVATVRPAKSEGEPPLRRLADFLRGEPVVLGSSLEELQRSLVDTAMQRSQGNYTVAAQMLGMTRAQLSYRVKGR, from the coding sequence ATAAGTAATCCAGGCGCCTGCGTGCCTGACCTGCTGAGCGATCCTCAGGATCATCTCACCCTCGGGCATGTGCCCACTCTTGAACAACTCGCTGAAACCGTTGCCTTCGCCCCGCAAGACGGCAGCATCTGGCTGTGCGGCCAGCGCGTCATGCTGATGCACAGTCTTGCGCTGGGAGCGTTGCGCCGCGAATTGACCGAGACCATCGGCCTGGACAAAACCCGTGGGTTATTCACCCGATTAGGCTGGATGGCGGGCGCGCGCGATGCGCAGTTGGTCAGCGAACGCTGGCCGGAAGGCGACCACGCGGCGCTGTTTTCGGCCGGTCCACGCCTGCATTCACTGCAAGGGCTGGTGAAAAACGAGGTGGTGCGTTTTGAATTCGACAATGCCAACCAGCACTTTTATGCCGAGTTTCTCTGGCACAACTCTATCGAAGACGACAGCCATATTGCCGCCCATGGCATCGGTAGCGAGTCGGCGTGCTGGATGCAGATTGGTTATGCCAGTGGTTACGCCTCGACATTGCTGGGGCGCTTGATTGTCTATCGTGAAGTCGAATGCCGCTCCACTGGGCACAGCCAATGTCGGATCATCGGCAAACCAGCGCAGCAATGGCCGGACGTACAAGGCGATCTGGATCACTTCAATGCCGAAGACTTCCTCAATCGCAGTGCCTATACGGGGAGTGACGAGCCAGGCGACAGTGAGGATGCCAGGCACATGGTCGGTGTTTCATCGGCCTTCACCGCCGCGTGCCACATGCTGCGGCGGGTGGCTTCGACCCAGGCCACGGTATTGTTCACCGGTGAGTCGGGTGTCGGCAAAGAACTGTTCGCTCACCGCCTCTATACGCTAGGTCCGCGCAGCAAGAAGCCGTTCATTGCGCTCAACTGCGCCACCTTGCCCGAAAACCTGGTGGAGTCGGAGTTGTTCGGCGTCGAGCGCGGCGCATTCACCGGGGCAGACCGCTCGCGCAGTGGGCGCTTTGAACGGGCCGATGGCGGCACGCTGTTTCTTGATGAAATCACCACCCTCAGCTTGGCTTCCCAAGGCAAATTGCTGCGCGTGCTTCAGGAAGGGGAGATTGAACGGGTCGGCGGCAGTAAGCTGATTCCGGTCGATGTTCGGGTTGTGGCAGCGACCAATCTTGACCTGCTGGAAGAGGTCAAGGCCGGGCGTTTTCGTGAGGACTTGTACTACCGACTGAACGTCTACCCGATTCATTTGCCACCGCTGCGCGAACGGCGCGATGACATTCCGTTGCTGATGAATCACTTTCTGCGCAGGTTTTGCCAGCGTCATGGCCGTACGGTCAGCGGCTTTACCAGCCGACTGGTGAACGCCTTTTTGGCACATCCGTTCGCGGGGAATATCCGTGAGCTGCAAAACCTGATCGAGCGCGGTGTCATCAGTGCCCAAGACCATGAGCTGATGGATATCCATCACTTGGCGCTGGGCGCCAGCAACCCCCTCAACGAGGCGATTGGCCTCAATGCCCACGGGCATTTGGCGATGACGCCGGCGCCTGCCGTGGCTACGGTGAGACCTGCGAAGTCTGAGGGTGAGCCGCCGTTAAGGCGCCTGGCTGATTTCCTGAGAGGTGAGCCAGTGGTGCTTGGCTCCTCGCTTGAAGAACTCCAACGCTCGCTGGTGGACACTGCCATGCAGCGCAGCCAGGGCAACTACACGGTGGCCGCGCAAATGCTGGGGATGACCCGGGCGCAATTGAGCTATCGGGTCAAGGGGCGCTAG
- the pcaG gene encoding protocatechuate 3,4-dioxygenase subunit alpha, whose product MAIELLQETPSQTAGPYVHIGLALEAAGNAPREQEIWNEMAKPGAPGEHIVLIGSVYDGNGHLIRDSFLELWQADHAGVYDAEFNLEKPFNGFGRTATTDSGEWTVNTIKPGTVNNAAGVPMAPHVNVSLFARGINIHLHTRLYFEDEAQANAVDPVLNLIEQPQRRETLIAKRCTVEGKLAYRFDIRVQGELETVFFDF is encoded by the coding sequence ATGGCTATTGAACTGTTGCAGGAAACGCCTTCACAAACAGCCGGTCCGTACGTGCACATCGGCCTTGCGCTGGAAGCGGCGGGCAATGCGCCCCGCGAGCAGGAAATCTGGAACGAGATGGCAAAACCTGGCGCGCCGGGGGAGCACATTGTGCTGATCGGCAGTGTTTACGATGGCAATGGTCACTTGATCCGCGACTCGTTCCTGGAACTCTGGCAGGCCGACCACGCTGGCGTTTACGACGCCGAATTTAACCTGGAAAAACCGTTCAACGGTTTTGGCCGAACGGCCACCACCGACAGCGGCGAGTGGACGGTCAACACCATCAAACCTGGCACTGTGAACAACGCAGCAGGCGTGCCGATGGCGCCGCACGTCAACGTCTCTCTGTTTGCGCGCGGCATCAATATTCACTTGCACACGCGCCTGTATTTCGAGGATGAAGCGCAGGCTAACGCGGTTGACCCGGTGTTGAACCTGATCGAGCAACCGCAGCGCCGCGAAACGCTGATCGCCAAGCGTTGTACGGTGGAGGGCAAGTTGGCTTATCGTTTTGACATCCGCGTACAAGGCGAGCTGGAGACGGTTTTTTTCGACTTTTAA
- the cydB gene encoding cytochrome d ubiquinol oxidase subunit II produces the protein MGIDLPLIWAIIIIFGVMMYVVMDGFDLGIGILFPFVPAERDRDVMMNTVAPVWDGNETWLVLGGAALFGAFPLAYAVVLSALYLPLVLMLVGLIFRGVAFEFRFKASKAKQHLWDKAFIGGSLVATFFQGVALGAFIDGFSVVDRAYAGGAFDWLTPFSLFCGAGLVVAYALLGCTWLIMKTEGRLQDQMHRLARPLALVLLAVLVVVSIWTPLAHSDIAARWFSLPNMLWFLPVPVLVAVVLFYLLRTVANGAHYAPFLLTLALVFLGYSGLGISLWPNIIPPSISIIEASSPPQSQGFMLVGALFILPFILGYTFWSYYVFRGKVRAEDGYH, from the coding sequence ATGGGTATCGACCTGCCGCTGATTTGGGCAATCATCATTATTTTTGGGGTGATGATGTATGTGGTCATGGACGGCTTCGACCTGGGCATCGGGATTCTTTTCCCGTTTGTACCCGCCGAGCGCGACCGTGACGTGATGATGAACACCGTTGCGCCTGTATGGGATGGCAATGAAACCTGGTTGGTGCTGGGTGGTGCCGCATTGTTTGGGGCGTTTCCGTTGGCCTATGCGGTGGTGCTCTCGGCGCTGTATCTGCCGCTGGTGCTGATGCTGGTCGGCTTGATCTTTCGAGGTGTGGCGTTCGAGTTTCGCTTCAAGGCGAGCAAGGCTAAACAGCACCTGTGGGACAAGGCATTTATCGGTGGCTCGCTGGTGGCGACCTTCTTCCAGGGCGTGGCCCTGGGCGCATTTATCGACGGCTTCAGCGTGGTTGACCGTGCTTATGCAGGTGGAGCTTTCGATTGGTTGACTCCGTTCAGTCTGTTCTGCGGCGCGGGCCTGGTGGTGGCCTACGCATTGCTGGGTTGCACCTGGCTGATCATGAAGACCGAGGGCCGGTTGCAAGACCAGATGCACCGTTTGGCCCGGCCCTTGGCGCTGGTGTTGTTGGCGGTGCTGGTGGTGGTGAGTATCTGGACGCCACTGGCCCACAGCGACATCGCGGCGCGCTGGTTCAGCCTGCCGAATATGCTGTGGTTTTTGCCCGTGCCTGTATTGGTCGCAGTGGTGCTGTTTTACCTGCTGCGCACCGTGGCGAACGGCGCGCATTACGCACCGTTCCTGCTGACGCTGGCCTTGGTGTTCCTTGGCTACAGCGGGCTGGGCATCAGCTTGTGGCCCAACATCATCCCACCGTCGATCTCGATCATTGAGGCGTCATCGCCGCCGCAGAGCCAGGGCTTTATGTTAGTCGGGGCGCTGTTCATCCTGCCGTTTATTCTCGGCTACACGTTCTGGAGCTACTACGTATTCCGCGGTAAGGTGCGCGCCGAAGACGGCTACCACTAG
- a CDS encoding nitrite/sulfite reductase — MYQYDEYDRAVVHERVAQFRDQVERFLAGELAEEEFLPLRLQNGLYMQKHAYMLRVAIPYGTLASHQLRTLAHIARDFDRGYGHFTTRQNLQYNWIELHQVPDILQRLADVDMHAIQTSGNCVRNITTEAFAGVADDELIDPRPLAEILRQWSTINPEFLYLPRKFKIAICSAEKDRAAIMMHDIGLYLYANAAGEKRLRVMVGGGLGRTPILSQQIREDLPWEHLLSYVEAVLRVYNRHGRRDNKYKARIKILVKALGIEAFAAEVEQEWQHLRDGPAQLTDAEYQRVADAFVRPDYAVLPDDSLSFGTQLMASADFARWVARNTQGHKVPGYVSVVLSTKPGAETPPGDLSAAQMEAVADWADRFGFGEIRIAHEQNLILPDVRKTDLHALWTLASAQGLGVANAGLLTDIIACPGGDFCALANARSLPITAAIQARFADLDYLHDLGDFSLNISGCMNACGHHHIGNIGILGVDKNGQEWYQITLGGAQGKAAALGKVIGPSFSAEQIPGVIETVVHTFADYREIDENFIDTFTRIGIEPFKERVYSARQEPAA, encoded by the coding sequence ATGTACCAATACGACGAATACGACCGTGCCGTCGTGCATGAGCGGGTCGCGCAGTTTCGTGATCAAGTGGAACGCTTTCTAGCAGGCGAACTGGCCGAGGAAGAATTTCTGCCGTTGCGCCTGCAAAACGGCCTGTACATGCAAAAGCATGCGTACATGCTGCGGGTCGCGATTCCCTACGGCACCCTCGCGTCCCATCAATTGCGCACCCTGGCTCATATCGCCCGTGACTTTGATCGCGGCTACGGCCACTTCACCACGCGCCAGAACTTGCAGTACAACTGGATCGAGTTGCACCAGGTGCCGGACATTCTCCAGCGCCTCGCCGACGTGGATATGCACGCGATTCAAACCTCGGGCAACTGCGTACGCAACATCACCACCGAAGCCTTTGCCGGTGTCGCCGATGACGAGCTGATCGACCCGCGCCCCTTGGCTGAAATCCTGCGACAGTGGTCGACCATCAATCCTGAGTTCTTGTACCTGCCGCGCAAATTCAAGATCGCCATTTGCTCTGCCGAAAAAGACCGCGCGGCGATCATGATGCATGACATCGGCCTGTACCTGTACGCCAATGCCGCGGGCGAAAAACGCTTGCGTGTAATGGTCGGTGGTGGGCTCGGGCGCACACCGATTCTGTCGCAGCAGATCCGCGAAGACTTGCCGTGGGAGCATTTGTTGTCCTACGTCGAGGCGGTGTTGCGGGTCTATAACCGTCACGGTCGGCGGGACAACAAGTACAAGGCGCGCATCAAGATCCTGGTCAAGGCCTTGGGCATCGAAGCCTTTGCAGCGGAAGTCGAGCAGGAATGGCAGCATCTCAGGGATGGTCCGGCGCAACTGACCGACGCCGAGTACCAGCGTGTCGCTGATGCGTTTGTCCGCCCGGACTATGCAGTATTGCCCGATGACTCCCTGAGTTTCGGTACGCAGTTAATGGCCTCGGCCGACTTTGCCCGCTGGGTAGCGCGCAATACACAGGGGCATAAAGTGCCGGGTTATGTCAGCGTCGTGCTGTCGACCAAACCCGGTGCCGAAACACCGCCTGGCGACCTCAGCGCCGCGCAGATGGAAGCCGTCGCGGACTGGGCCGATAGGTTTGGCTTTGGCGAGATCCGCATTGCCCATGAGCAAAACCTGATCCTGCCCGATGTGCGCAAAACCGATCTGCACGCTCTCTGGACACTCGCCAGTGCACAGGGGCTTGGCGTAGCGAATGCCGGTTTGCTGACCGACATCATCGCTTGCCCAGGCGGTGATTTTTGTGCGTTGGCCAACGCCCGTTCGTTGCCGATCACGGCGGCGATCCAAGCGCGTTTCGCTGACCTGGATTATCTGCACGACCTCGGCGATTTCAGCTTGAACATTTCAGGTTGTATGAACGCCTGCGGTCACCACCATATTGGCAACATCGGCATCCTCGGCGTCGATAAAAACGGGCAGGAGTGGTACCAGATCACCTTGGGTGGTGCTCAAGGCAAGGCGGCCGCGCTGGGCAAAGTGATCGGGCCGTCATTCAGTGCCGAGCAGATCCCTGGTGTGATCGAAACAGTGGTGCACACCTTCGCGGACTATCGCGAGATCGACGAAAACTTCATCGATACCTTCACCCGCATAGGTATCGAGCCGTTCAAAGAGCGCGTGTATTCGGCACGTCAGGAGCCGGCGGCATGA
- a CDS encoding DUF934 domain-containing protein: MNNLLKLGEDAAYLALDDAWTLIRDQDGELPSGPLILSLARWLAYQATQPLHRMSLHGVWLGPDDELDDLAPWLYLVPMIALDFPSFRDGRAYSQAYLLRTRMGWEGELRAIGDVLRDQLSHMRQCGFTSFAIREDKSAEDALKGLSGMSVLYGRSVIEPRPLFRRR, from the coding sequence ATGAATAACCTGCTCAAACTGGGGGAAGATGCTGCGTACCTGGCCCTCGATGATGCCTGGACGCTGATTCGCGACCAGGACGGTGAGCTGCCGTCGGGCCCTTTGATTCTGTCTCTGGCACGCTGGCTGGCGTATCAGGCCACACAACCGCTGCACCGGATGAGCCTGCACGGCGTGTGGTTGGGCCCGGACGACGAGTTGGACGACCTTGCCCCCTGGCTCTACCTAGTGCCGATGATCGCTTTGGATTTTCCGAGCTTTCGCGACGGCCGCGCCTACAGCCAAGCCTACCTGTTGCGCACACGCATGGGCTGGGAGGGCGAGTTGCGCGCAATTGGCGACGTATTGCGTGATCAGCTCAGCCATATGCGCCAATGCGGCTTCACCAGCTTCGCCATTCGCGAAGACAAATCCGCTGAAGACGCTCTCAAGGGACTGAGTGGCATGAGCGTGTTGTATGGACGTTCCGTTATCGAGCCGCGGCCGTTGTTTCGCCGGCGCTGA